One stretch of Pomacea canaliculata isolate SZHN2017 linkage group LG1, ASM307304v1, whole genome shotgun sequence DNA includes these proteins:
- the LOC112570097 gene encoding striated muscle preferentially expressed protein kinase-like, whose translation MGTTHSRKSAGRFDYDSSRAKQRGYTINDGTDYSTKNHKKTVKGKPSPPSQPQVQEVNHNSVTLTWNSPRHNGLGSSILAYTVEQSSPTHTQWTVVTSCCQGNSYQVKNLKPRTEYVFRVRAENIHGRGKPSRPSDVVQTKAQGPEVAEIAERYIEAPPNEAQQGVQRRRHSFSLHLEGAVTSILTRTDPEAKNRMCEAEKEGVCKELGQLQREAFFRNSLQPSRKRSLPIILPGRKTNSLRKLRDSQTCPSIKSLAGSEGWNTLKKHESVLNNSIESGIGVEVKFEGNEVEGFGDKSSVNEETKLDAKNKKNERKEECSPWLKVNSLSDESDSILTAPVSDDVKLAVYTRSLPSDSTWSSADSNSSCDTTTREPPADFRTLRSLLHSAEIIVKPTWSMPDVTSLVGAQKTGSVRSNKLSTIIDMDEKEESVRITTL comes from the exons ATGGGTACGACACATTCTCGGAAAAGCGCTGGCCGCTTCGACTACGACAGTTCACGCGCAAAACAGCGAGGGTACACCATCAACGACGGTACCGACTACAGCACGAAGAATCACAAGAAAACGGTGAAAG GTAAACCAAGCCCCCCGTCGCAACCTCAGGTGCAAGAAGTGAACCACAACTCCGTCACTCTCACCTGGAACTCTCCAAGACACAACGGCCTCGGCAGCAGCATTCTTGCATACACGGTAGAACAatcctcccctacacacactcaGTGGACTGTGGTCACTAGCTGTTGCCAAGGCAATAGCTATCAGGTGAAGAACCTTAAACCCCGAACGGAATATGTCTTTCGAGTTCGCGCGGAGAACATCCACGGCCGCGGGAAGCCCAGTAGACCCTCCGACGTAGTGCAGACGAAGGCGCAGGGGCCAGAGGTCGCGGAGATTGCTGAGAGATACATCGAGGCACCGCCAAACGAGGCCCAACAGGGCGTGCAGAGAAGGCGGCACAGCTTCAGCCTGCATCTGGAAGGGGCCGTCACGTCCATCTTGACCCGCACGGACCCCGAGGCCAAGAACCGCATGTGTGAGGCAGAGAAAGAGGGTGTCTGCAAGGAGCTAGGCCAGCTTCAGAGAGAGGCTTTCTTCCGGAACTCGTTGCAACCCAGCAGGAAGCGCTCGTTGCCCATCATCTTGCCAGGCAGGAAAACGAACTCATTAAGGAAGCTGCGTGACTCTCAGACCTGCCCCAGCATTAAGTCACTGGCTGGCTCCGAAGGCTGGAACACCCTGAAAAAGCATGAATCCGTTTTAAACAACAGCATTGAATCTGGTATAGGGGTAGAGGTCAAGTTTGAAGGGAATGAGGTCGAAGGCTTCGGGGACAAATCCAGCGTGAACGAGGAGACAAAGCTGGACGCGAAAAACAAGAAGAACGAGAGAAAAGAGGAATGCAGCCCCTGGCTGAAGGTGAACTCTCTTTCCGACGAATCCGACTCCATCCTGACTGCGCCAGTGAGTGATGACGTAAAGCTAGCCGTGTACACCAGGTCACTACCCAGTGACAGCACGTGGAGCAGCGCAGACTCCAACAGCAGCTGCGACACCACCACCAGGGAACCGCCGGCTGACTTTCGAACTCTCCGGAGTCTGCTGCACTCGGCTGAAATCATAGTGAAACCCACGTGGTCTATGCCGGATGTGACGTCGTTAGTCGGCGCTCAGAAGACCGGAAGTGTACGAAGCAACAAACTGAGCACAATCATTGATATGGATGAAAAAGAGGAGTCGGTTCGGATCACGACATTGTGA